The Triticum urartu cultivar G1812 unplaced genomic scaffold, Tu2.1 TuUngrouped_contig_5374, whole genome shotgun sequence genome includes the window CCTACAGTTTTATTGTGAGCACTATGATCAAATCACAGCTATGTTGTATATTTTTTTAGTTTCTTGCTACTATGGTAAAATTTTCCTTTTTTTGTAGGATTAAAGTTTAATTTTGATTTTCCAAACCATATAGGTTTTATTGTAAGAATTATGACCAAACCACAACTATGTAAAATATTTTCGTATTTCCTGCAAGGACATAATTGTGTGGCAGATTTGTTATTTTGAAAGAACATGAGGCCTTAAAATGTGGTGAATTTTCTGCAATTCAAACTGAATTCTGTAGAACATTATTGTTTTCAGAAATTTACACTGGAAAATTTTACCAGGGACGACCAAAACCATAGTGTTGAGGCTGGGCTAAGGGTGCATCACACTACTCGATAGAAGTATTGGTCCTACAGGAACGACTCTACTATGTATAGTGGGATAAGTAAATTATTCTGGATTTTTTTTTGCGGGTGGTAAATTATTCTGGAATTGACAACTGACTAGCCCTAAAGTATACCTTTGCAATCAAGGCCGTCGTGTTGTACAATTGCACTACCTTTTCTCATTTGTCCAACGACTGGACTGGCTTACCGGCAGTTGGACAGGTACACAATGTTTGCTGAAGAATGCAAATCAAACAGACTAACATTATTTTGAATACTCACTCAAAGAGAAGGTCCACAAATAAGTTTAGTGAATCATAAGCCCATGAGGTTTGAATTAAGATATAACACAGTCGTTGTGTTTTTGTCAAGACATACACTTAATTCTACACAAGTTCTAGGCTACTAGGTATTATATAGGGGTACCAACTTATTGCATATATCCAAAAGATAATCGTAGGTAGATAAATAGTTGATGTTCAACTCTGTTTTTCATAAGTACTGTATTGTATTTCTATGAAGATCATCACAGCAAGATAGATAAGGTGAAAACCCCTCATGAGGTGTAGAACGGTTTCGCGCGCCCTTTACTTTATCTATATTTATGACACCAATGAAGGGAAACACACATCATTTTTTATGTCAGTATTACATATTTAATGCCTTGTGCTTGTCTAAATTAACTGTTGTTACTATATCATATATATTTGAGAGAAGTGCATATTACACCCCTCAACTCTAGCCCTAGTCTAATATACAACCCCCAACTCCAAAACCGTCTAATCTGCAACCTCCAACTCTTAAAACCGGCCAAAATTTAGCCCTCCCCTCCCCTTGACCGGTTTTGACCCATTGACTGATAAACAGTAAGTTCGGAAAAAAATGAAAATTCAGAAAAATAAAATTTTAGAAAGCATTTtttgcctttggatgaacagtatttcaaaaaaattgggaacaaatttttttaaaaataaattcGACTTTTCACCGGTGAACAGTATTAAAAATTCAGTTTTTTTACATGTACCCGGAGGTAATAAATTGAAACAAAATTCGCCGGGATTTGTTTTTTGAATTACTGTAAACAGCGTGAACAGTAttcaaaaaagtaaaaaaaatatcAGGAAAATCATTTTTTCACTGCGTGAACAGTGACCGAGGGAAAATTTTCGTTCCAAAAGTTCgaactttttttgaattactGTTCACACGGTGGAAAAGTCGAAAttatttttaaaattttgttcccaactattttttgaatttacaagttttttatttttatttttctgaaTTTTCCATTTTTTCAAATTTACTGTTCATCAGTCAACGGGTCAGACCCGGTCAAAACCGGTCAAGGGGAGAGGAGGGTTGAATTTTGGCCGGTTTTAAGAGTTGGAGGTTGCAGATTAGACGGTTTTGGAGTTGGAGGTTGTATATTAGACTAGGGCTAGAGTTGAGGGTGTAATATGCACTTCTCTCTATATATTTTACATTTTACATTTTACATTTTAAATTCCAATTCAGCATGAAGAACACAATTGAACGTTATAAGACAGTCACAAAGGATAATATCAGCAGACAGACGGTACAGCAAGATATAGAGGTACATAGTCCTGCTTGATGTGCTTACTTCACATTTGGTTACATAATTTCAATTTGGAGATACTTATGTAGCTAAATGGTGAGATATGGTGTATTAACTGAGAGATTAAACTAGTCAGCAACGCAGCACTGAGAAGCCTACGTTTGCAATGCTTGATTTGGTTTGCAACCATTTCCCAGCTGATGATGGTGCTACTGAAATGTGAAAACCATCATGGACTAAAGTAGCACAGTTCAATTAGTATAGCTGACATTTAAAAGCAGATGATACGATAGTACGTTCTAGCAGTTATTTCATGTTTGATAATACATAGTACTAACTTAGTTCAGGTATTATCCTTTTGACCTCAACTGCAGAAAATAAAAGCTGATGCTGAGGGCTTGTCAAAGAAGCTTGATGCTCTTGAAGCCTGCAAAAGGTAACCACTTGGGCTTTCCAAGAGACTGCTATCCATGTAACTAGCCAAAACTGAGTTGTCACCATCTGGTATCACTGAGATGCAGCAAACTTTTGGGTCAAAATTTGGAAGAATGCTCTATTGAAGAACTGCAAAGCTTGGAGCTCAAAATTGAAAAAAGCCTTCTAGGCATCAGGGCAGtgaaggttagcacagtatgaaAGAGTAGTAAAAATATACTATCTGTGCGCATAAGATTACACAACCATGTAATGGTGCTTAATTGTCTTTCATGGCAGACTCGGCGGTTTGAAGAGCAGCTCTCTACGTTGAGGCAGAAGGTAACGTCGCTACCCCAGCAAACCTGAAACAAGAGAGAGCATGTGTTGTGTTCCTTACATGGCGTTGTTGATTTGTCACATGGACATGGAGCAGGAGACAAAGTTGCGGCAGGACAATGAAGAACTATATAGCCAGGTAAAGATGGATGGGCACTGAAATTACTGCCTGGTGGAATGAAACGGCCAAACTTACCATTACCCTGAACGCGTTCCTCATGACTCATGTGATATCCTATGTGCATCCCAGCAGAGATCACCCGTCCTATAAATGATGCGTCTCTGATCTGCTACCCTGGTTAACCTGTGCAGTGCCAGAAGGAACAGCACCTTGCGTTGGCGGCGCCCCCTGCTCCGGCGACCTTGGCGGCGCCCCCTGCTCCAGCGACCTTGGCGGAGCAGAGCCAGGACGTGGTGGATGTGGAGACGGATCTATTTCTTGGATTGCCCGGCACCGGCCGCTCCTGAGATTCAGGCAGGCTGACAACGCTTGAGAAAAATGCCCAGAATAAGCTGGCAATGGAGTtgcaagcagcagcagcagcaggcaATGGATGCGGACGGCGTATAGATATAATATAAACCCCGTGCAGCGGAAACCTCGAGAGTACATACATGAATTAGTTCTTGTTGTTGATGTTTCCCCGGGCTCTGGCTGTGCTGTGCCGATGTCTTGATGAGGAACGGAGCGTCCGCCATCGATCCTCCGGAGAAGAAGGGTGGCGGAGGTGGGCGAAAGGATATTTATGGTGGCACGCAGGCGAAGGAGCAGGAGCCGGCTGCCTCTTGGGCGCGCGGCGGAGGGGGTGCGTGGGGCGAAGCAACGTTTGGATTTTGCGTCTTGTTGCCAGCTCCCTCTGCACTTTCATGGTCGGCGACGAAACGTGTCGGGCGCGCAGAGGAACGCAGCCCCTCGTTTCCTGTCCCGTCTCACTCTGCGAGTGGGAAATGTGAAGGGCTTCAGATCGATACGGCTTTCTATTGCCGACGTTTTGACCTCTCCCCGGAGTGTGCACGCGTACGTGTTCCAGGAGAATCGATTTACTTTTTCTAAGCAAAACGACGAAACCTTTTTTCATCAGTAAAAAAAAAGACGAAACTGAGGAGGATAGGAAAGCTGAGCCAAAATTTGGAAATGGGCCTAACTGTCAGAATAGTGGTCGGTAGCCAAGCCTGACGAACCGGTCAGCGACCTCTTGTGAACCAATGCGGCAGAGATTCACATTCTACAAAACCCTATTCTTTCTCtcaaaaatgaaataaaatagaAAACCCTATTCTCACTAAACCATCAGGATTCAAGTACTATACACACCTGTGCTCGCATTTTTCTGAATTTAGTTCAGGCCTTTCGGTGATATGTGTTTAGTGTAAGGGGACGTCATCGTCGACTACGAAGGCGTAATCTCAAGATGATGTGCCGGCTCAGTCTTTTAAAGATGCTAATATAGAAGAGAATGTGTGTGCGTGCATGTGTTTTCATAGGGATGAGCGTTTGTTTGTATGAGCGCCCGTGTCTGTACTGTGTTCAAAGTGTCACCGATTCGCACAGACACAGTCGACCCTATCGAGCAATTGGGCCGCAGTACGCGTAGCTTTCTCCTTCCGGTTTTCGGAAGTCCCAGCCAATTTTTACGTATTTTGTAAACATTTTAGAAGGTTCTTGAACCGGTACTTTTGTTTCTTTTACTGGCCATTTTGGTTTCTGTTTTATTGTTTTTCATAAATTCAAAAGTTTCAAAAAAGATCAGATCTTAAAATATTGTTCCAAAATTACAAAAAAGTATTTGTTTTTAAAAATGTTCGGTATTTCAAATTTATTCATATGTAAAAAAAATCAATTTCTTAAAAAATCCATTTCATGAAAAATGTTCAAATCTTAATAATTTGTTTGAAAACTACAAAGGATGCTTGCTTTTTACCAAAAGTAGTGTGAAATTTCAAATTTTTGATATTGTTTATAAAAACAACATTCTTTCTCTCAAACATAAAATAAAATAGAAAGCCCCATTCTCACTAACCCAGCAGGGTTTGAGTCCTATACACCGGTGCTTGCCTTTTTCTGAATTTAGTTCAGACCTTTCGGTGATGTGTGTTCAGTGTAAGGGGACGTCTTTATCAACTACAAAGGTGTGATCTCAAGATGATTTGCCAGCCCAGTCTCTTAAAAGATACTCATATAGGAGAGAATGTGCGTGCGTGCGTTCATAGGGATGACCGTATGTTCATATGAGATTATGAGCGCCTATCTTTGTATTGTGTTCAAATTGTCATTGATTCACAAAGACACGGTCGACCCTATCGAGTAATTGGGCCGGTCCAATTTATTTTACCAATATGCATAGCTTTCTCCTTCTAGTTTTGGAAACTCCTAGCCAATATTTACCTATTTTGtaaaccttctagaaggttcctgaATTATATTTTTGTTTCTTTTACTGCCTAtatagtttctgttttttcatgAATTCAAATTTTCAAACAAGATCATATCTTCAAAAATTGTTTGAAAATTACAAAAACTATTTATTTTTTTAAATTGATATTTCAAATTTATTCATATTTCAAAAATGTTGAAAAAACCATTCCCTAAAAAATATTAAAATCTTAATAATTTGTTCAAAAACTGCAAAAGGTGCTTACTTTTTTTACCAAAAGTAGTGTgtaatttcaattttttttatcTTTGTTTATAAAATATGAACACAATTTAGAACTTTATtaattattaa containing:
- the LOC125529144 gene encoding MADS-box transcription factor 50-like (The sequence of the model RefSeq protein was modified relative to this genomic sequence to represent the inferred CDS: added 182 bases not found in genome assembly), which encodes MVRGKTQMKRIENPTSRQVTFSKRRGGLLKKAFELSVLCDAEVALVVFSPRGRLYEFASSSMKNTIERYKTVTKDNISRQTVQQDIEKIKADAEGLSKKLDALEACKSKLLGQNLEECSIEELQSLELKIEKSLLGIRAVKTRRFEEQLSTLRQKETKLRQDNEELYSQCQKEQHLALAAPPAPATLAAPPAPATLAEQSQDVVDVETDLFLGLPGTGRS